The sequence tgtttatgtgtattaagttcatataattcagtcaagacagagaatatgtagttattgggtgggggggggggggggggttgcagaaggggtacccactatattcactgcatgcCACTGTTCACATGATATCAAAAAATCTAATATTATCCAAGATGTGAAAGAAAGATGTGTTTGCAAGTCTATAAGACTATGCTAGAGTGCTAGTGCTATATCTAATAGAGCTCTAATCATCCACCCAGTGCAGGAGGTAAGTAATGGTGTTTGTGGTGTATGGTAAGTGCTATGCTGGGTGTGAAAGTGACAGTTTCACACAGGCCTGGGTGGAGCAGACTCTCTTTAGGGCCCTGAACTGCACTGTATTCTTACACCACTTCTCCACACGTGAGCCAGAAGGACCTATTtatctcattcactctctctctttctcattctctttctctctttctcactctctttctcttctgctTTCTGTTCTcctatatctctttctctgtgtctttccCACATTCAGCCTGGTTGTTTGCTTAGTAAGAGGTtggagagaggtgtgtgtgtgtgtgtgtgtgtgtgtgtgtgtgtgtatatatgtgtgtgtactcgAGAGCAGATGGCAGCTGCTTGGCCTAGCCCAGACAAGGTAATTACTGTGCACTGGGCTACTTAACTCTTTAGAGTAGTCTATTGTGTTTttccctctctatttctctcactctctctctcccagtggcactctctctctctctcttaaggaGTGAGTTGTGTTTAAAGGAGTGTTTTTAGTCTGTGGAAAGTGAGCAGAGCATGGCTTTCTACAGGTTGAGTGTTAATGGTGTTTCATGCTACTGCTAGACTTTAGAGTTTAATAGTCTTTAATTGTCTAATTTTAACCCAAAAGCGTCCATGATGACATACGGGCgcatctattttaagcgtttatttcttttattgttgatgataatggcttatagccaatgaaaaaccaagaatattatataaagacaattggtacttttggcagtgtgggcagtgtgccaagtcctgctggaaaatgaaatccgcatctctataaaagttgtcagcagaaggaagaatgaagtgctgtaagattttcccaggaaaacaaaactgcactgactttagacttgataaaacacagtggaccaacaccagcagatgacatgtctctccaaaccatcactgattggtggaaacttcacacaagacctcaagcagtttggactgtgtgtctctccactcttcctccagactctggtcccttgatttacaaataaaatgtaaaatttactgatgatcagtgatggtttggagagtcatgtctgtcatctgctggtgttgatccactgtgttctattatccagtctaaagtcagtgcagtgtttccccTGGACCTGTTCAGTGTTAGCACTACTAGTGATAACTCTTGATAACGATgcattattctgtattttgtgCATCCAAACACCATTAAAACATGTCCACACTAATTAATAGAAGATAATTAGTAATAAAAAACGAAAAACAAAAAactgctgcttttactactgttgatgtgcagggcagccatcttggattctgagctTGGGCTTGGCGAGGTTCTCTGACTTTCCTGGTAGGGAATCCAAACTGTAGGAGTGTTCCAGTTAATATTTAATACTTGGAACTAGGAAAATTTAACATCTGAATTCAAATTAAATATTGCAAGCAGCAAATCTGATAAAAAGAGCAGCTATAATCTCTCAGTCTGCACATGCATGAAAACAGATTGGTACTCCAAATAAAAGAACAGAACTGAACCACTGATTTTGAATACCAAAGTTCTTTTGAGTGCTGTCAAACTCGAAGTTCTGTAATAGTCAGAATATGAAGTGCATTGAAACGCAccgtggacctctacctcactccacctccagCCTCGGTACGTTTAATAAGCACAATCCGTAACGTGAAGAGCCTTTTTGAAGTGTCATTTGAATATCTCATAATGACAAGGTTTTTGCAGCTTTTACAATGTGTTTATTGTGGAAACTCTAATCatgataatgataaaatatatatttttaaaatctaaTAGATTTCCTCATTTCTTGAGTCTCACTATAAACAGACAAATTAGCCTGGAACCATAACTTCTGAGTTGAGTTTCATGTCCCTACAACTCAGCGATGTGTTGTGGTTAAATGAAAAAAACATCTGATGGATCACTTGGATCATTTCCCGATGAGTTCCTGAAATGTTAGTCATTTGTCATGTTGGGATATAGTGGCTCTGCTGGGTTTCCATGCGGCTGAGTTTGGAAAACAGATGTAAGGCTGCTCCTAGGAGGATTCCTCTGGCCTGTGTTGTCAGTGTGCTGCTGGAGGCATGACCTTTTATCCACCTGACcgtctgtgctgtgctgtgtgtgtggggggcgaGAGAGGCTGTGTTATCGTAACTAGGCCTTTCACAGTTATTACGTTATCGATTTATCgttcaatatatggacatgacctcaatcatttttgctgacctagATATTGCAGCAGTGTTTTTCTGTAAGATTTCTTTCAGCGGCATTGTCAGCAGAGACACTTTTGGAACAAGTTTTGGTTGGAAACCACTGTAGCAATCTGAGAACTCTGGTATCAGAGTGCTGCTGTATACATTGCTGGCATGAAGCCAGAaaacggcatgtttaagttcatttttactggcataaattaataattttatagcTTAATAAAATGTTCAACAGAAACCTCTCCAGGAACTGTCTGGTTTCCAGCTTATATATTCCATCTGtggatttaattaaatgttatacTCTCAAAATGCTGCCTGGCATGTTTGTGGCACTGAGGAATTTAAAGAAGAGTTGACACCTGGCACTGAAGTGTTACAggctttttacattacattgtaattttatacattacattttatactCTAAAACCTAGCTGTCTAATTTAATATTAGCTAGTTTAATGTACCTGTTTTGTCTCTCATCTCATGTTTTTCCTATTTAAATGTCTTCTACATAGTTTTGTATTTGTGATTTCATGACAATTCATAAAATTCAGCAGCGGCGGTGGCTTATTTTTAGTGGAAACTCTGTATTGTCAATTGTTTTATTTAGCAAGGTGGGCCATTATGAGACATTATGTTGAGTGTTTGAAAATGTATGCCTGATTTATttaggacaggggtgtccaaaactactattttagaaatagaatgaaagtttgcCCGCTGtcaagcaggtttttataatgtgagattcaaagtttgaacgctaggtgtcagaaacgggccaaagagtctaaaagcggagagagtgcgcatttctagcgcagaaaaacgggccaaagagtctaaaagcagagagagtgctcagttgtagtgcagaaaaacggggcaaaagagtctaaaagttgccgtaattaaggagtttaatattaagagacatcatgaaatgaaacatcaatttgaaaaatcttagtttacacaacactgtcaaagataaagatagtaagtcaagtaaaatggtgtgtaaatgaaagtaatcaggaaaaagtattatttaaagtggtatatttcattatttgttttattacagagtctgtggcccgtgacttcaaatatatttctccttctggcccccaacaaaaagagtttggacaccccggatTTAGGATATATAAAAATCGTCATATTCCAATATCAATGACTGAacattctttttctaaaattttaaagaaaagtgAAATTCTCTTTAAAAGTGtgctgatttatttttattatacttagGACagtaaaaacattgttaaatgttaagtaatgtctcaactaataatGAATTGACAGTAGTTAAGACTTTTGAGATTAAGAGTtttgtaaataattaattaattattaatgagaCATAAGTTAAAACATTTTGTAATGATAATAATGTCTGAACTAGtgccaattaataattagttgagacattctgtctaATGTATTTACCTGGTAAAGTGTAACCAAAGGTGTTGGCAGGGCTAATCATGACTAATGTAGTAGAATATGTATCATATAACTGATAATAATGTATTGCTTTTTAAACACAGATTTCCTACCATGGCAGCGAGGAGGGTGGAGAGAGTGAGGATTCTGAAGGGGAGAATCAGGAGCTGGCACAGATTGAtagaggtgtgtatgtgtgtgtttgcgtttCATCATTTCATAATCTATTTTTTGTCCACACTTTCTTTTCCTCATAATCCTGGCTCAGCACTGAGCTCCAGCTTATGTGTGTATAATGATTCACTAAACTGTGTGGCCTCTAAACTTATTTAGAATTAACCTTACTCTGACCTGAGCTGTAATGCTAGACCTCGTGTTGACTcagtcattaaagcattacatCATTCCGGGGCTTGCTGTGGTGGACAGAAAACTTAATACTGTAAATTTCTCTATATTGTTaattatttatagaataaaactccTTAAAGTGAGTATTTTGGTTATATGAGATGACATGGTGATTTAAAATTCTCTGTGTTAAAAAAATGCCatgttacaaaaaaaagtttgtccgttttaaaaagatataaagtctgtttaaattagcataaaatcTAAATTCTCCTTTTTATATTGCTTTACATTCCATATCTGCCTGGTTTTAAAGAATGTGATTTCTCACACAGTCGCTTGTCTGATAGCATGGAAAACCTaagttacactgcaaaaaaactaaattttagcaagtgaaattagcTTAAATTTCAAGGCAGtaaatccttttttttctctaataagaATTGTTAAGAGTTGTCTTATTAAGCATTGTAGGTTTAAGATTGTTtcactttacttagaaataatgATCCTATTCAGTCTTACacatttttatcttgttttaattcaactaatttaatttaattcaactaatttaaactcaaaataagcacaaaatgtcacaagttattctgattcttgtttaAGCCAGAAAACAAGgcatttttgcttgatttaagtcttatttcTCTAATTTAGAGACTTTGTAattcttattttaagaaatctcaaaaagaaaaatttgctcaccccattggcagtttttttttgcataatttaattaattgcatTTACGTCTCAATTTACGGTACATACATTtgatctagtttttgccaatggattttttgcagtgtagacgCAGCCATTCACAATCCTTATTGCCCACTGCGCTCTTTGTATTACcctgtatgtaaatgtattacatattcctggtacacatgtgacactgtggaaaAAAACCTGCACAACAGCTTCATAGACTGGTTataacagaatttaaaaaaaaaaacttttattactaCTATCTGTACTCCTTATAATTTACTTTACTTATAAAGTGTTAGTGGGTGGAGCGAAAAGCAATATTACTATTTCATGTTCAAAGTAGAAGCTCATCAATGATCATCGCTTATGATTTTTATCGTTTGATTCACACGTCCAaagaatgtattttttatatttttttaactgaccATGTCTCCGTCCATTAGAACGCAGGAGGAACTGTGTTCTGACCCCTCTGGCCACAAGTCAGCAGCACAACCAGGGTCTGCTCTCTCCGGCCCACCTGCGGAGATTAAGGCTGCTGCTGGAGCCCGCGATGGACCGGCACAGTTCAGAGGAGGAGCTGGAGCGTATTGCAGGGGCCACCGGCACAGAGGGCGGCCGCAAATGGCCCCGACACAGCGAACTCAGCAGCGCCTCCAGTGACGAGGAGGTGAAAGGTAGTGTATCGGTTGTGTTTTATGGAAGTTTTGGGTGTATACAAAACTATAGAgtagataataataatgacataattgtattcaatcatttaaaaaaaattgtaaacctAAAGGACAATAAAGTGTTTGTCGTgtgattttttatgtttaatgttttgtctgattgtttgtcctgtgatcatgtttctgtaaagctgctttgtaccaacaccagttgtaaaaagtgctataaaaataaatttgatttgatttgatgattttGATAGATCTGTGTGAGCCAAGTGCTGGAGCCCGTCTGAGTGCCACCTCACCGAGCCCTGTTCTCTTCAGCTCCTCTCCGCCCAGAGGCCTCAAACCCCCACCCACCATGGCCACCACCCGCCTCTCCGCCAGGCCCATCATCCTTAGTCATTTTGAGCAGCCCTCCATGCCCTATTGGAGGCACCGGCCCTCTTACACAGGAGAGCCTGGCCGACCCAGCTTAGACCTGGAGAAGATGCAGCAGGTAAGCTGGTTTCATATTTCATTTATAACAGTTCTTTGTATAATTACATATCTTATGAAATTCACTTATAAAAACTATTGCGTTTACAGTTTATTCTATACCCAATTCCTCCCACTAAAAACTTTACAATAATTTTCAAAATGTTATTCAATTATTGGTAGATCCAAACTTATatgtcaaaagtcatgagacatgaattaccgtatttttcacattataaggcacacctaaaattctttcattttccctaaaaacaacagtgtgccttatgtatgaattctaccagtcaggtataagaagcagtaaagccactccactgaagtgtagggatatacaggagtttcagtttagttctccagcagtattagcattagcgccagcccttttgtcattcagaggtgagtattattggcctgtagcctgctgctaacccagcagcgagacctgctgaattagaaggaaaacatggtgacacccctgttcctcctagtgtcgcataatgcaccttataagctagtgcgccttatgtatgaaagtagaccagaaaatagaaatatattgATAGTGGGCCTCATAATATTGTGCTAAACCCTATAGAATCTCAATATGGCATCAAATCTACAATTCACAGAAAATGCCATTGGGCTCAAGTTGTACAGAATTAGTTCAAGGGGTATTCTCAAGACCAtaaaaggtgtattctcaatacTTGCACAACATGAGCCCAGTCAAGGCTTTAGGGGATGTGGTGGAGAGGTCCATTTACACCTGAGATTCTACACTTACAAATAACACATAGATGTATATAGTAGatttacagtactagtcaaaagctaatacacaccttctcattccgtgtttttttttacctacattgtaaattaatactgaagtaatcTATGAAGAAACACTTAAGGAATAATAAAGTGCTGGGATGCAGTTAACTTTTGGTTTCTATGGCTATTAATGAACTTggcaactcttggtcttcctttcctggggtggtcctggagagccagtttcatcataatgcttttgatggtctttgcaacagcACTTGAAGGTACTtgcaaagttttttattttttttaattgactgatctatatttcttaaactttttttttttatttagttgagtagttcttgtcataatatggattagaacattactcaaataaaactattcattgtatacctgtaactctgcctcttcacaactttacaactgatgctcttaaacacattaagaggacaagaaattcaagtggtTAATTAAcacttgacaagttcagcacagctgttaactgaaagcctgaattccaggtgactctacctcataaagctgactgagaaaatccagacaagatgtgcaaagctgtcatctaagcaagaggtgctattttgaagaatctaaaatataaaggatattctgggttgtttaacactgtttaacacttttgataCCTAGAGTTAGTGGCACAATGCTAATAGACACAGCTGCTGATAGTTAGTGACTGACTGTAACATGTCTGTAGGTTGCTCTGAGTGATGAAGCCTAGAAAACCAGCATGCGGCTGCCCACACTGTGAGCATTGGGTTGAGTAAATGGATCGATCTCATGGATCAGCCTAATTATCCAAGACTTTTCAGCTAATTTTGTTAATATCTGAACTGATATTCAATCCTAAATACATGCCCTGTCCATGTTCAGCTTCATGTGCTATATTTTCCTTTCCTAAACCACTATTTAACATAGGCTGACTCCTGGACAGACCTCAAAAGGCATTGTTGAAACTGGCTGCTGTTAAGATGAATAGGACAGACCATTTACTCTATGTAGTCAGATTATTAGTTTTCGCATCAGTTATGGGTGTGCATGTTGGATTTATGTTCTCCCTGCAGCTCGTGAACATCCTTCACCCCTCCTCCTGTCTTCATTAGACTGCGGCCTATTCAGAGAAAACACTTATGATGGTTCCGAGCACCACGCTTTGTTTCCTGGGTGGCCAGACTTGAAAGgctgtcaaacacacacatatacacacacattaggcTCTTGTGCCAACCACAaggaagaacgagagagagagagagagagagagagagagagagaaagaaagagagagagagaggaacggaTGACAGATGTCACTTCAACCCCCCAGCCCCCTTTCTCTCCCCATGAAGCCAAGCTAGACTGTGTATGCGtctattcatgtgtgtgtgtgtatgcaaagGAGTGAAAAATGACAGAGACAGGAGGAGACTGACCAGGCAGCCAAAATCCATGTTTAATATTAGTTTGGACGGAGCAGAGCTGTTGTCCCGGGATGGAGGGAAGGCTGTATGGAGaatgttaagagagaaagaaggaggggaagagagagagagcacgagagggCAGGAGGGGGGAATAGAAAGTGGCATCGTACTGTGGGCCTCCATATGTCTCTAGGATTCTGTGGCAAGGGCAGATTATGAGATGCAGcggggcagagtgtgtgtgttgtaagtgtgtgtgtgtgtgtggctgtgtgtgtgtgtgtgtgtgcatgctcacTCAAGTGGAAGGGGAGGTGTGGGAGGGATAACAATATGGGCCCTGCTGAAGTGCCTGCCAAAAGCTCTTCATGTTTTAACCCTTTAAGTGAAAAAACGTTCCCTTGGGTTTTCTGTTTATGTCCACCTTGTTTTTGGACGTCCAGGTTAGGTGGGGTTAAGCTGCTTTAGGCTGAATTGGCAGATATTTGTGATTATTGTTAATAGTTTTCCTGTATACACTGaaaattgtatattttacatGTGTGTAATTATGTTATAAGTAAACAGATTGACTTCTCCAGCAATGGcaatattaagaaaaaatattaGTAAGTTTTCCATCCATCAagttttaaagtttaataaaaaaaacatatctgtcccaatatactgtcctatactaccatatgcttgcctatactacccaatactaccaTTTAATACACTATACgtcctgtactaccctatatttcCTTTACCACCCTATACTCCCTGTTCTTCACTATATCTGGTATACTACCCTTCATTCAATATACTACCCAACACCGACTATACATCATGTACCCTATAGTACATTATACACCTTTTATGACCCCGTACTACCATATATTgtcctatactacccaatactgtcttacactactctatactactccaTATATTCCCCTGTATTTTCTATATTACCATATACTCTATTctcctctatactccctatacttccctagactcactatactccctatacttcgCTATACTATCTAtacttttatatacagctctggaaaaaaaataaataagagaccacttaaaatgatgagtttctttgattttaccaaattaaaaacctctaaaataaaatcaaggggaagatggatgatcacaagccgtcaaaccaccaagctgaactgcttgaatttctgcaccaggagtggtataaagttatccagaagcagtgtgtaagactggcggaggagaacatgccaagatgcatgaaaactgtgattaaaaacaagggttattccacttaatattgatttctgaactcttaaaactttatgaatatgaactaaatgacaatatttctatttggaatttgggagaagtgttgtctgtagtttatagaataaaacaacaatgttcattttactcaaacataaacctataaatagcaaaatcagagaaactgattcagaaactgaagtggtctcttattttttttcagagctgtacttcctatactactctatattcctACAATGTACTTCCTACACTGTCTTAAACACCTATACTACTCAATACTATGCCCAAGTGTCCAGCTTGTAAAATACAATGGTTATCAGCTGGTATGGGTACATTgttcaaatatcaaatatcagtCCTTAACATTCAGTTGTTAATCAGTACATCCTAACATTACTAATATAGTAAAATTCATTTTCTTTGCTGATATTTGCTGAATAGGTGCTGAAAAAAGTTATTGAGGGAATGTGAGCTGCTGATTTGCAtctgttttgagtgtgttttTACTTTCAACGAAGTAATTGTTTCACAACAGTGATAATAGCCTTATTTATGAACATGTGTATAGACTACTCTATGCCCTTCTTTACAGAGTCTGCCCTCAGGCTATATCTCTGCTGCTGAATAGTACAGTTTTGCTTCTTCAGTTTTTTATAGAGAAGCATGAATAGATGGTGCAGCTCTTTGACTATAGGACTGGACAGCTGTTCAGTATTAGGATAATGACCTGCATTTGGACAACGGTCATATGAATCCTTCCAATTTCCCTTTATTACAGTAATCCATACAGACTAATCCACAGCCATATGCAGTTGCTCATACGCAGTGCACGGGGGTCTGCTCTTTGTTTTGCTTTCATGAATGGCTCGGACGACAGATGTCGAAACCAGTTTTGGATGGTTGGGTGGGCTTGTAGTCTGTCTCTCAACAAAGTTTGCAGTGAAGAGCATTTCGGGGCTGCTTTGCCTTGAGCTCTTTTCTCTGGACTGTATTATTGTGTCCAAGGCTCAACATTTGAAATCTTGTTTCTTGGCTGGTTTACTGGATCTGCTGTAGCATAATATGTTCTATAAGCTTATTAGCTGTGATATCATAACACTGCAGAGATTAGAAAGGTCCCgaaaactgtaataaacagaTGAAAAAGGCATTAGTGTACGTTTAATTCTGTAGGGTTTTAAatgcagtaaaaataataaaatgaagatcattattaaaaaaaaacatatcacagcttatcaaatatgttaaaacatctttaaataaaattatagtcatgatgaatgaaccaagttgccatttacagctctgaaaaaaaataagaaaccacttaaaaatgatgaatatctttgattttaccgaactatttgaatttttgaaccaggagtggcgtaacattatccaaaagcagtgtgtaagactggtggaggagaacatgataagatgcatgaaaactgtgatttaaaaccagggttattccaacaaatattgatttctgaactcttaaaactttatgaatatgaacttgttttctttgcattatttgaggtctgaaagctctgcatctttttgtcatttcagccatttctaattttctgcaaataaatgctctaaagttcgatatttttatttaaaatttgggagaaatgttgtctgtagtttttagaataaaacaacaatattcattttactcaaacataaacctataaatagcaaaatcagagaaactgattcagaaacttaaatggtctcttaatgtttcccagagctgtatatacagacgACCTGTttgaatatattaaatgtattctgGTGAAACGTAGCTGTAGCTGATATTGTAGTGGTCATAAAAGTGCGATGCTGGTCAAGCTCTGAAGTGCACTGAAGGAaaactgaaaacactgcaggaatATAGGGGAGGATGTTGGCTTTATCAGTGTCAATATTTCTGCTTTGATTTTGTCTTCCAGAAAATGCTCCTGAAAAAGAACTGTGGAGGCAAAACAAGAACTATAAAGATCCGGGTGAGTGTGACGacaatacacagacacacaaacacacgcatacGTCAGTTAGAATAATATTACTTTTTAGGAATGGCTTTCCAGGAAGACTCCGTGCTTTTAACATCATGACACC is a genomic window of Astyanax mexicanus isolate ESR-SI-001 chromosome 14, AstMex3_surface, whole genome shotgun sequence containing:
- the si:dkey-16j16.4 gene encoding uncharacterized protein si:dkey-16j16.4, whose protein sequence is MLKTLTKKLRRHSLNEIHPFQLKISYHGSEEGGESEDSEGENQELAQIDRERRRNCVLTPLATSQQHNQGLLSPAHLRRLRLLLEPAMDRHSSEEELERIAGATGTEGGRKWPRHSELSSASSDEEVKDLCEPSAGARLSATSPSPVLFSSSPPRGLKPPPTMATTRLSARPIILSHFEQPSMPYWRHRPSYTGEPGRPSLDLEKMQQKMLLKKNCGGKTRTIKIRNLSSSRHPPRYSYDPSIYAFRSLSTAPPCSPLLSSEEPPCA